The genomic window TGAAGGAATAGGACTAGACTCAAAATACTTATCTAAATTCTGTCTGTTTACTTTTTCATATGATAAATATTGATTACGCATCTGTGTAAGCATCTCTAAAAAAGTTTGGGTTGCCATTGCTTGTTTAGCTGAATTTGCCCAAGCCTCTTCATTTTTGAAATACATTTCCTTCCACAGTTCTACCATATCGGGAATTTTCATGTATTCTTCATTTTTTTCTTCCTCAAAATTCTTTTTTTCATCTGCAGACACTGCCTACACTCCCTTCGGTATTCTCTGTATAAACTAATTATCTGCGGATTATGGCAACTAAACCATAACCGCAGATTGAAAGACTAATTTTTATTTCAATTTATCTACCTTCGCAGATAACTCATCTACTTTTTTATTCAAATCTTGTATGTTATTAGTTGTGGGTATGTTAGCATTTTCAAGCGCCTGTATTACGGCATCTTGGAATAGTTTTTGCATTTGCTGTTGATTTTTCTTAGTTTGACCCATTAATTCTTCTATAATTTTTG from Candidatus Syntrophocurvum alkaliphilum includes these protein-coding regions:
- a CDS encoding phasin family protein, with amino-acid sequence MSLKENFEKSFTVSDSAAEKMWDMWLVSLGSLSWTQDQLESMLNKYVEQRKIAREESTKIIEELMGQTKKNQQQMQKLFQDAVIQALENANIPTTNNIQDLNKKVDELSAKVDKLK